From the Bradyrhizobium ontarionense genome, the window CGGGCTGCAGCAGGTTCGGATATTCCTCCGACGACAGCGTGGTCGGTAGATAGAGATCCTGCAGCCGGCGGTCGTAGGGGATCGTCACCAGATGCAAAGCGCGGTTGTCGTTCCTGATGTTGCGCGCCAGTTGGAAGATCTTGCCGGTGGAGACAATGTAGGCGTCGGCCTCGCCGTCGATCAGCTTCTGGATCGATTTCGCGTCATCGCTCGCGTAATCGAATGAGGCAGCCAGATTCAGCCGGTTGAAGATCACGCGCGCCGAATAGAAGCCGACGTCGGTCGGCGCGATGATGCGCTTGCCGTTGAGGTCGAAGATCGAGCGGATCGAGGATCGCGCGATGATGTGGATCTCGTTGTGATAGAGCCGCGCGATGTAGCGCAGCTGCGAGGTGATGTCCGGGATGCCGTATTGCAGCCGATAGAACTCGGGCACGTCGGCGGCGACCGCGCCCATGTCGATGGTCTTCAGGAACAGGATGTCGGAGACGTTGCGCACCGGTCCTTTGCCGAGCACGGGCAGCACGCGGATGTTCGACTGGTCGTCCAGCACGCGGGCCATGTCCGAGCCGAACACCGAGGTCGCGCCGCCGGCCGGCGCCGTGATGATCGTGACCGTGCCTTCGTTGACGTCGTTCGGGTTCGGCAGTCGCCACACGTCCGGCCCGCTGCCGGGGGCCGGCGACAGCGACGCCGGCAGGCCCGCGGGCCGGGGCGGAGCCGGGATCACCGGCGCGGCGTTCGGACGCGCGGGAGCCGGCGACACCGGCACGATGATCGAGCGGGTCGCCGCCGGGCGCGGCGGCTGGATCTGGGGCAATAATTGTGCGGACGCATGGCTGGTCACGAGACCCGCTGCGAGCGCGGCGAGCACCAGCTGCGAGGCAACCTTGGAAACGATGGACATAGCGCAACGGCCTCCTGCACCATCGCGATGCCGCCGCAGCGATCTCGACCGGTCCGGAGCTTTCACCTCATCGCCTCTTTGCTTCAGGCAAGCGACGGGCGACCGCGGCCTCGGCTGAGACCTCGCGACAAATCCACTTCGCGATGCGAATCGCGCGGGCCAAAACGGCCCTCGTCAACTTCGATCGAGATCATAGTTGCGTGATCGGATTCGATGGATTTGCGGCGCTGGACGGGATTTTGTATGACAGGGTGCATATAATGCCAGGCGTGGAAGCGATCTGCAGCCGGTGTGGCTGCCGCGCAACGCCGCCCGCTCAGGCCGCCAGCCGGTGTCGCCGCCGCGCCAGGATCAGCAGCGTGACCACGATGGCGATGTTGAGCGCATTCCAGCCGAGCCCGTTGGCGAACGCCGCCGCATAGGAGCCGGTGGCATCGAAGATGACCCCCGACACCCAGCCACCGAACGACATGCCGAACACCGAGGCGAAGATGATGATACCGACCCGGGTGGCGGCCTCGCGCGCCGGCATCGCCTCGCGCACGATGATCGCATAGCTCGGCACGATGCCGCCCTGGAACAGGCCGAACATCGCCGAGATCAGATAGAGCGAGCTCAGGCTGTCGAAGAACAGGTAGAACAGCAGCGCGAAGCCCTGCGCCAGCGAGCCGATCAGCAGCGTCCGCATGCCGCCGATCCGATCGGCGAGATAGCCGGAGCCGATGCGGCTGACGATGCCGAACGCCATCATCAGCGACAGCATCTGGGCGCCGCGGGCGACGCCATAGCCGAGGTCGCCGCAATAGGCGACGATGTGGACCTGCGGCATCGCCATCGCCACGCAGCAGGCGATCGCGGCGACGCTGAGCAGCACGGTCAGCGCATTGGTGGAGATCGGCAGATCGAGCTGCGGCGGCGCGGCCCGGGTGTGATCATGGGCGCCGGCGCCGTCCATGCGGGCGCGCAGGATCAGCAGCAGCGCGCTCATCGCCACCGCGCAGAAGATCCCGAGCGCGACATGGGTCGCGCGCCAGCCGATCTGCTGCACGCCCCAATTCACCAGCGGCGGCCACACCGTGCCGGCGACGTAGTTGCCGGAGGCGACGATGGTGACGGCGAGCCCGCGATAGCGCTCGAACCAGTGCGAGGCCTCCGCCATCAGCGGCGCGAAGGTCACGGACGAGCCGAGCCCGATCAGGAAATACACCGCCTGGAACTGCCACAGCGTCATCGACGCGCCGGCGAGCAGATAGGCCACGGCGGTGCAGGCGATGCTCAAGGCCATCGCGGTGACGATGCCGAACCGGTCGGTGATGCGGCCGACGATGACGCCGCCGAGGCCGAAGCCGAACATGGTCAGGGTATAAGCCAGCGACACCGCGCCCCGGCTGGCGGCAAACTCGGCCTGCACGGTCGGCAGCACGACGACGACGGTCCACATCCCCGCGCCGCCGATGGAACCGATCGCGAGCGCAAGCACCAGCCGCGCCCAAGCCTGGCGCGAATCTGGCGTGAAGTGAGGCGCTTCCTCGAATCTTGTATGGGGTCCGTGCACGATGGCCGCAACTTCGTTGCCACGTTGCATCAGGTCAAGCCACATTGCTGCGGCATTGGCCATGCAGAAGCAGCGCAACAGATGCGATCCCGCCGGCACGCCGGATATCCGCTGCTCTTGGTCTTGGCGACGCAGCAAATTCTGGCTAGGTTGCGCGCGGCAACGAAGAGATTTGCGCGCGCATGTCGTTTGGACTGACACGGAAGACGCGGGTTATGGCGGGACGGCTGCTCGTCCTCGCCTACCTGTTCTGCGTGCTCAGCCCGGGCGTCGCGATGGCGTTCGGGAATGGCGCTGCGCCCTGTCTCGACGAATCCGCGATTGCGGTTGCGGTCTCTTATCATGAGACGGCCACAGACGCGGTGATGCCGCAGATGCATGCGGCGCACGCGCATTCTCATGATCACGGCCATGCCATGGATGGCGGCATGCAGGTGCGGCTCGCCCCTGCTCCCGTCCCATCGCATCATGATCACAGCAAGATGCCCGGGCCGTGCTGCGCCATGATGTGCGCGGTAGGTCTCACCGCCGCGCTGCCGGCGATCGCCGTCCCCTCTCCTCTCGCCGCCGCCAGCCTCACCATGCGGGACGAGAGCCTTCCCGGGCGCACGCCACAGCGCCTCGATCGTCCCCCCATCGTCCTGGTCTGAACGAACGACGCGGGATCGCGCGCTGTCCGCGCACCGATCTCCGCGATTCATCGACAGATCGAAGGACTCCACATCATGTTGTCGCAACCGAAGGCGACGCCCGCTGCCGTATGTCCGGCGCGGTGCGGCCTGCCGTTTCCCATTCGCCCAAGCACGTTGGCGCTGCTTGCGGCCTTCAGCCTTGCCGCCTGCCAGCCGCGCACGGTCGCGCTGTCGGGTGCCGATCCGGCCGACCCCGCAGCCAGGGTCGCGCCCGTGCGCACCTCGGCGGTGACCGCGCCGTCCACGTCGCTGCGCCCGGTCGCCCCCGCTGCGTGGGGACAGCGTAACGACGCCGGTACGCCGCGCCCCGAGCCGAGCCGCTAGGAGCGCCACATGCAGGGGATCATCAGGCTTGCGGCGCTCGCCGCAGCAACTGCGCTCGCGGGCTGCGCCTCGTTCTCGCCCGACGGCGGCATGGGCGTGGTTGCCGACATCACCACCCGCACGACGGCCAAGGAGGTCGCCTCCGTCAGAAGCGATGACGACGCCGAGCGCGTCCGCGCCGCGACACGCCGGCTGCTCGCTCGGCCACTGTCGGCCGATGCGGCCGTACAGGTCGCGCTGTTCAACAACAAGGGATTGCAGGCCGACTATCATCAGCTCGCGCTCAGCGACGCCGACAGGGTCGGGGCCAGCCTGCCGCCGAATCCGACGCTGTCCCTGATGCGCATCAGCGGCGACGGCGCGCTGGAGGCGGAGCGCCAGGTCGCGGGCGACATCCTGGCGCTCGCCACCTTGCCGCTGCGTTCCGGGATCGCGCGCGAGCGCTTCCATCAGGCGCAACTGAGAGCGGCGCTGGCCACCTTGCGGCTCGCGGCCGACGTGCGCCGTGCGCAGGTGCGCGCGGTCGCTGCGAACGAGCTGGTGGTCCTGCTGGTCGAGGCGCAATCGGCCGCCGAAGCGACCGCGCGGCTGGCCACGAGGCTCGGCGAGACCGGCGCGCTCAATCGTCTGGACCAGGCCCGCGAGCAGGTGTTCTACGCCGAGACCACGGCCGAGCTCGCGGGCGCCCGCCGCATGGCTTCGAGCGCGCGCGAGCGGCTGATCCGGCTGATGGGCCTGTGGGGCGACGATCTCGGCTTCCGTCTCCCCGAGCGATTACCGGCGCTGCCGCGCCGGCCGCTGACGCAGCCCTTCGTCGAGACCGACGCGGTCGGCCATCGCATCGATCTGCAGATCGCGCGCCTCGAGCTGTCAGCGCTCGCAACCTCGCTGCAGCTCACCGAGGCGACGCGCTTCGTCACCTTGCTCGACCTCGCCGGCATCGACCGCAAGACCATCGAGCCCGACGGCCGCGTCATCCGCGAGCGCGGTTTCGACGTGCAGTTCCAGATCCCGATCTTCGACGGCGGCGAGGTGCGCGTGCGGCAGGAGGCGGAGACCTACAACATCGCCTTCAACCGCCTCACCGAGCGCGCCGTCACGGTCCGCTCGGAGGCACGCGACGCCTATCGCAGCTATCGCGCGGCCTATGACATCGCCGGTCACTACGGCCGCGAGGTGCTGCCGCTGCGCCAGATCATCAGCGAGGAGATGCAGCTGCGTTATTCCAGCATGCAGGTCGACATCTTCGCGCTGCTGCTCGAGACGCGGCAGCGCCTCGCCTCGCGCCGGGCCGCCATCGACGCGAAGCGCGACTACTTCCTCGCCGAGGCCGAGCTGTCGACCGCCGTCAATGGTGGCGGCGGCACGACGGGAGAGGACACCGCACGGCAGACCGCGAGCGCGCTGGCGCCCAGCAATGACTGA encodes:
- a CDS encoding TAXI family TRAP transporter solute-binding subunit; this encodes MSIVSKVASQLVLAALAAGLVTSHASAQLLPQIQPPRPAATRSIIVPVSPAPARPNAAPVIPAPPRPAGLPASLSPAPGSGPDVWRLPNPNDVNEGTVTIITAPAGGATSVFGSDMARVLDDQSNIRVLPVLGKGPVRNVSDILFLKTIDMGAVAADVPEFYRLQYGIPDITSQLRYIARLYHNEIHIIARSSIRSIFDLNGKRIIAPTDVGFYSARVIFNRLNLAASFDYASDDAKSIQKLIDGEADAYIVSTGKIFQLARNIRNDNRALHLVTIPYDRRLQDLYLPTTLSSEEYPNLLQPGETIETVAISMLLVSYNWPENTERYRKVARFVDAFFANYDEFMKPPRHPKWRESSIVAAIPGWKRFKAADDWLIARSMVPRPQVADAQQVQFEAFVRQSGGQLSNDPAERSALFRQFLQWRQQHGGPPTPTQR
- a CDS encoding MFS transporter: MHGPHTRFEEAPHFTPDSRQAWARLVLALAIGSIGGAGMWTVVVVLPTVQAEFAASRGAVSLAYTLTMFGFGLGGVIVGRITDRFGIVTAMALSIACTAVAYLLAGASMTLWQFQAVYFLIGLGSSVTFAPLMAEASHWFERYRGLAVTIVASGNYVAGTVWPPLVNWGVQQIGWRATHVALGIFCAVAMSALLLILRARMDGAGAHDHTRAAPPQLDLPISTNALTVLLSVAAIACCVAMAMPQVHIVAYCGDLGYGVARGAQMLSLMMAFGIVSRIGSGYLADRIGGMRTLLIGSLAQGFALLFYLFFDSLSSLYLISAMFGLFQGGIVPSYAIIVREAMPAREAATRVGIIIFASVFGMSFGGWVSGVIFDATGSYAAAFANGLGWNALNIAIVVTLLILARRRHRLAA
- a CDS encoding TolC family protein, with protein sequence MQGIIRLAALAAATALAGCASFSPDGGMGVVADITTRTTAKEVASVRSDDDAERVRAATRRLLARPLSADAAVQVALFNNKGLQADYHQLALSDADRVGASLPPNPTLSLMRISGDGALEAERQVAGDILALATLPLRSGIARERFHQAQLRAALATLRLAADVRRAQVRAVAANELVVLLVEAQSAAEATARLATRLGETGALNRLDQAREQVFYAETTAELAGARRMASSARERLIRLMGLWGDDLGFRLPERLPALPRRPLTQPFVETDAVGHRIDLQIARLELSALATSLQLTEATRFVTLLDLAGIDRKTIEPDGRVIRERGFDVQFQIPIFDGGEVRVRQEAETYNIAFNRLTERAVTVRSEARDAYRSYRAAYDIAGHYGREVLPLRQIISEEMQLRYSSMQVDIFALLLETRQRLASRRAAIDAKRDYFLAEAELSTAVNGGGGTTGEDTARQTASALAPSND